The Pseudomonadota bacterium nucleotide sequence CTCTTGCCACAAAATTTGTTTGCACAAGGTCATTGAGATATCCACTGATGAGGCCCGTTCTATTGACCCCGAGTTTTTCGCATATTGACTTGATACTTCGAGGGCCATTCACTAGACACTTAACGATTTCCTTATATTTTTGACTTCTTTTGGAAAATAAATCAGAAAATATTTTCTCAAATTCATTTGTCAAAAACCCACCTTTTTTAAAACATAATTGTTTTATATTATATTCTGCAGTTTGGTTAGGTTCTATTTCCTCAAGGTATCTTGGAATACCTCCGGTAACTGCAAGAATTTTAAATTTCTCATAAGCTGATATCCTTGCCCCAGTTGTATTCCAAAATTTATTACAATCGTGCAAGGGGAGTTCTTCTAGATTAATTGTAAAAGAAACCCGCCCCAAAAATGCTGTACTTGAGAGGATGTTTTTTTCAATCCATGAGGATATAGAACCACATAGAATCAAAATAAGCTGATCATTCTTCTTAAAATATAAATCCCAAGCAGATTTAAGTTTACCAAGAAAGTCAGGGTCTTTTGACCCCATCCAAGAGATTTCATCTAATAGGATAATCACCCGACCTTCTTGAACTTGCATGGCCAAGAAATAAAATAGATCGCTCCAATCTTCACCTCTGAGAGGAGGAACGTGGAAGAATCTGCTAAGCTGCCTGACAAAATCATCCCTTTGCGATTGAGCTGTTGTTTCCTGGCCAGGGGGCAACCCTATAAAGCTATAAATCCTTTCCTTCTTACCAAATTCTTCGATCAATCGACTTTTGCCAATCCGCCGGCGTCCTTTAACAACAATTAAACTTGCTGTTTGTTTGCGCAGGAAACGGTTTAGGTCGCTTAATTCCGTATTACGCCCGATAAACGCAGCCACTCTTTCTTTTCCTTGCTGTTTAATGGCACTCCGAGTGTATCAGAAAGCCAATAATTTGATTCGGCCTCAGTGTAATCTACTAAGAATCCACTTTTCTTAATAGTTAGTAGCAAATTTTCTTGAAAAAATCTACTAAGAATCCACTTTTCTTAATAGTTAGTAGCAAGCAACAATTTGATACGAATCAGGATTCGCTACAAGCAATGCTGTTCAGCTGGACAACCTAGCAACAGCTCCCCTAAAA carries:
- a CDS encoding ATP-binding protein, producing MAAFIGRNTELSDLNRFLRKQTASLIVVKGRRRIGKSRLIEEFGKKERIYSFIGLPPGQETTAQSQRDDFVRQLSRFFHVPPLRGEDWSDLFYFLAMQVQEGRVIILLDEISWMGSKDPDFLGKLKSAWDLYFKKNDQLILILCGSISSWIEKNILSSTAFLGRVSFTINLEELPLHDCNKFWNTTGARISAYEKFKILAVTGGIPRYLEEIEPNQTAEYNIKQLCFKKGGFLTNEFEKIFSDLFSKRSQKYKEIVKCLVNGPRSIKSICEKLGVNRTGLISGYLNDLVQTNFVAR